The following are encoded in a window of Acidicapsa ligni genomic DNA:
- a CDS encoding glycoside hydrolase family 3 C-terminal domain-containing protein, whose product MLNRKSSFHFVLSVIAALGVIATASVGVAQSTDRPWMNSNLSSGERADLVLKQMTLDEKLALLHGNGMAHAEQWQMPMTRLADGGAGYVEGVKRLGIPPLVISDAGYGVRDSGANGRYSTAMPSSLGATASWDPDSACDFGTVIGQELRAQGFNMTLGGGVDLAREPRNGRSFEYAGEDPLLAGTVVGTLMKCEQAQHVVGDIKHYVMNDQETGRFFVNAVISKRAMQESDLLAFHIAISIANPAAVMCSYNRINGDFGCENSYTLQDVLKKDWGFKGFVISDWGGTHSTEKASAAGLDQEQPMADFFGPKLKEAVESGKVPLSEIDDHARRVLYAEFLSGVIDDPPQKGVVDVKRGFRVSQQVEEKSIVLLKNSPTLLPINPSKVHSIAIIGGHADIGMLSGGGSAQVDPPGGNAIMPPGKGATVWQKPVWFPTSPLTALREKLPNMKIDFDPGTDAKSAASVAKGADVAIVFASQWLAEDMDLPSLSLSDNQDALIAQVASANPHTIVVLETGTAVTMPWIDKVAGVVEAWYAGSSGDKALANVLVGDVNPSGKLPMTFPKSEADLPHPERPTIPAESQTHTGDIADNGAPTANASAHAGYAVHYDEGSAVGYKWYEAQNKKPLFAFGFGLSYTTYAYSGLVVDPATKTARFTVKNTGKRSGSEIAEVYVRLPKDVAESFKRLAGWKRVTLAPGESQTITVAIDDRVLKTFDEKSNAWNLPAGEYQVLVGNSSDNTQLTTALLVR is encoded by the coding sequence ATGCTCAATCGCAAGAGTAGTTTTCACTTCGTTCTCTCAGTCATCGCAGCTCTCGGAGTCATCGCGACTGCGTCCGTGGGAGTTGCCCAAAGCACTGACCGCCCGTGGATGAATTCCAACCTCTCCTCAGGGGAGCGTGCGGATCTCGTTCTGAAGCAAATGACTCTCGATGAGAAGCTGGCTTTGCTGCACGGGAACGGTATGGCTCACGCGGAACAGTGGCAGATGCCAATGACCCGGCTTGCCGACGGTGGCGCGGGATACGTTGAGGGCGTCAAGCGCCTCGGAATCCCTCCGCTCGTAATCTCTGACGCGGGCTATGGAGTGAGGGACAGTGGGGCGAATGGTCGATATTCGACCGCGATGCCTTCAAGTCTTGGCGCCACTGCGAGCTGGGATCCGGATTCCGCCTGCGATTTTGGCACAGTCATTGGCCAGGAGCTTCGAGCGCAGGGATTCAACATGACGTTGGGTGGCGGAGTCGATCTGGCCCGCGAGCCGCGCAATGGCCGCAGCTTCGAGTATGCGGGCGAAGATCCACTCCTTGCGGGCACTGTTGTCGGCACTCTCATGAAGTGCGAACAGGCGCAGCATGTGGTTGGCGACATCAAGCATTACGTGATGAACGACCAGGAGACGGGCCGCTTCTTTGTGAATGCCGTCATTTCGAAGCGGGCGATGCAGGAATCGGATTTGCTCGCGTTTCACATCGCTATTTCCATCGCAAATCCGGCTGCTGTGATGTGTTCTTACAACCGGATCAACGGCGATTTTGGTTGTGAAAACTCCTACACACTGCAGGATGTGCTCAAAAAGGATTGGGGTTTCAAAGGATTTGTAATTTCCGACTGGGGTGGAACTCACAGTACGGAGAAGGCGTCCGCTGCGGGACTTGACCAGGAACAGCCGATGGCTGACTTCTTCGGCCCAAAGCTTAAAGAAGCAGTGGAATCGGGAAAAGTGCCTCTGTCGGAGATTGACGACCATGCACGCAGAGTTCTATATGCTGAATTTTTGTCGGGAGTTATCGACGACCCGCCACAGAAGGGTGTGGTGGATGTAAAGAGAGGATTTAGGGTATCGCAGCAAGTGGAGGAGAAGAGCATCGTTCTGTTGAAGAACAGTCCAACGTTGCTTCCCATCAATCCATCAAAGGTTCACAGTATCGCGATTATTGGCGGGCATGCCGACATAGGAATGTTGTCGGGCGGTGGATCTGCGCAGGTGGACCCACCGGGCGGCAATGCGATTATGCCTCCAGGCAAGGGCGCAACGGTCTGGCAGAAACCTGTCTGGTTCCCGACCTCTCCGCTGACGGCTCTCAGGGAGAAGCTGCCGAACATGAAGATCGACTTCGATCCGGGAACGGATGCGAAGTCTGCAGCAAGCGTGGCCAAGGGCGCAGATGTCGCGATTGTCTTTGCTTCGCAGTGGCTGGCAGAAGATATGGACTTGCCAAGCCTCTCGCTTTCTGACAATCAGGACGCATTGATCGCACAGGTTGCATCGGCTAATCCTCATACGATTGTCGTGCTTGAAACCGGCACGGCTGTCACCATGCCCTGGATCGACAAAGTGGCAGGCGTAGTTGAGGCCTGGTACGCCGGCAGTTCGGGAGACAAGGCATTGGCGAACGTACTTGTAGGCGATGTCAATCCCAGCGGCAAACTTCCGATGACTTTTCCGAAAAGCGAAGCGGATCTTCCGCATCCGGAGCGCCCGACGATTCCCGCCGAGAGTCAGACGCACACTGGAGATATCGCAGACAATGGGGCCCCGACAGCGAACGCATCAGCCCATGCTGGTTACGCTGTTCATTACGATGAGGGCTCAGCAGTTGGCTACAAGTGGTATGAGGCACAGAATAAGAAGCCGCTATTCGCTTTTGGCTTTGGTTTGTCTTACACGACATACGCATACTCTGGCCTGGTTGTTGATCCAGCAACGAAGACTGCGCGCTTCACGGTCAAGAACACTGGGAAACGTTCCGGCAGTGAGATTGCAGAGGTGTACGTCAGACTTCCGAAAGACGTAGCCGAATCTTTCAAGCGTCTGGCCGGATGGAAGCGCGTCACGCTCGCGCCGGGTGAATCGCAAACGATTACGGTTGCCATCGATGACAGGGTGTTGAAAACCTTCGACGAAAAGAGCAATGCGTGGAACCTGCCAGCGGGCGAGTATCAAGTGCTGGTCGGGAACTCTTCGGACAACACGCAGTTAACTACGGCTCTTCTGGTTCGCTAA
- a CDS encoding acyltransferase family protein: MSVAASVDRTSSGKEHFEVLDGLRGSAAFLIVIFHFFNYAFGFHGPWALVKHAYLAVDFFFALSGFVVGYAYDDRWQKMTTLQFFRIRLIRLHPLVLLGATLGLLFYLFDPFGKGMNHTPPMTLLLTYILSMLLLPSLPTGGRQNETQALNGPAWSLMQEYLGNIAYALILRRLRTAALAIIVLVTGAALFWVANDKGSLDGGWGYTEIWMAPLRLTASFVMGLLLYRIHDRVRLPKIGLLLLSIVLVIAFQMPVFEKAGGLSMNGLYDAGCVLLLFPLIILCGAHSNAGAGMINLCKFSGRISYPLYITHIGWVYLLTNYSSAYHPSVAFRVGWILVLLPTVTLAAWFALKFYDEPIRAWLTRRYGIKRAALQ, translated from the coding sequence ATGAGTGTTGCAGCCAGTGTCGACCGCACAAGCAGCGGGAAAGAGCACTTTGAAGTGCTGGACGGCTTGCGAGGAAGCGCGGCCTTCCTGATTGTGATCTTCCATTTCTTCAACTACGCCTTTGGATTTCACGGCCCCTGGGCGCTGGTCAAACACGCATATCTTGCTGTCGATTTCTTCTTCGCGTTGTCGGGATTCGTGGTGGGGTATGCCTACGACGACCGCTGGCAAAAGATGACTACTCTGCAATTCTTTCGTATTCGGCTGATCCGTTTACATCCGCTGGTACTGCTGGGGGCCACTCTGGGTCTGCTCTTTTATTTGTTCGATCCATTTGGGAAAGGGATGAACCATACACCTCCCATGACTCTATTACTCACTTACATTCTGTCCATGCTGTTGCTGCCGTCTCTTCCAACGGGCGGCCGGCAAAATGAAACACAAGCACTCAATGGCCCAGCCTGGTCGCTGATGCAGGAGTATTTGGGCAACATTGCCTATGCGCTGATTCTGCGTCGGCTGCGCACGGCAGCTCTGGCCATCATCGTTCTCGTGACAGGAGCGGCATTGTTCTGGGTAGCGAACGACAAAGGGTCGCTTGATGGCGGTTGGGGATACACGGAGATCTGGATGGCGCCGCTCCGCTTGACGGCTTCGTTTGTTATGGGACTCTTGCTCTATCGAATTCATGATCGTGTGCGTTTGCCTAAGATCGGGCTCCTGCTGCTCTCGATTGTTCTTGTGATTGCTTTCCAGATGCCGGTCTTTGAGAAGGCCGGTGGTCTCTCAATGAATGGGCTTTACGATGCTGGCTGCGTGCTCTTGCTCTTTCCACTGATCATTCTCTGCGGGGCACATTCCAATGCCGGTGCAGGAATGATCAACCTGTGCAAGTTCAGTGGGCGGATCTCGTACCCGCTCTATATCACGCACATCGGGTGGGTATACCTTTTGACGAATTATTCCTCGGCCTATCACCCAAGCGTTGCCTTTAGAGTTGGCTGGATCTTAGTCTTGCTGCCGACAGTGACGCTCGCTGCGTGGTTTGCGCTGAAATTCTACGACGAACCCATTCGCGCGTGGCTGACGCGGCGCTACGGAATCAAGCGTGCGGCGTTGCAATAG